The Metallosphaera hakonensis JCM 8857 = DSM 7519 genome includes the window TGGAGCTGGCATATTGAATGGCAATCTGCCTACGAATTCCATGGGCATCAAATTGATCAAGTCTTGGAGGATGTAACCACAGAGTTCCAGAGAGTGATGGTAGCTAAACTGACTAGATTTGGCAAGTCATTAATAATAGATGGTAAAGTCCAGTCTACTGTAACTGATGAATACATATATCACGAGGCACTAGTACACCCATTACTTCTTTCCCTGGAAAACCCTAAAGAAGTTTTAATCTTGGGAGGAGGAGAAGGAGCTACACTCAGAGAAGTGTTGAAGCATAACAGTGTCAGTAAAGCAGTAATGGTAGATATAGATCAGGCTGTTATAGACTTTGCTAAAAAACATCTTGTTGAATGGCACAGCGGGGCCTTTGATAATCCTAGAGCTAAAATAGTGATAGATGATGCATTGCATTATATTCAAAATGCTCAAGAAAAATATGATGCAATAGTATTAGATCTAACTGACCCAATTATGGGAAATTCATCATATAAGCTTTACACAAAGGAATTTTACGAGAAACTTAACAAAATATTAAATAAAGATGGTGGTGTAGTAACTCAGGCAACGTCTCCTTCATTCAGCCTGGATACTTTCTCAGGTATATACAACACTATGAAATCGGTGTTCAGGAATGTATCAGCTTCAATAACATACGTTCCCTCATTTGATGGCCTATGGGGCTTTGTTTATGCATCTAATAATAAAATTTCTCTCAACGAATTAAACGCCAAAGCAATCGATAGTCTCATTGCCCAAAGAATTAACGGGAAACTAAGGTTTTACGATGGCGAGACTCACACCATGCTTTTCAGTCTCCCCAAAAATATAAGAGATAGACTTTCCTCCGAAACCAGAATATCTACAGAGAGTAACCCAGTTACTGTACCGGCTTGATTTTTTAAGCACAAACCTATAATCTCTATTGCCGGGGTGCCCGAGCGGACCAAGGGGGTAGGCTCGAGACCATCTTCCAGCGTATAAGCGTGCGACCTACTGTCTCTATGAGACACACGGGTTCAAATCCCGTCCCCGGCGCTTAACCGCGATTTTTTAAACGGGATCTAGATATTAATTATTGAGCGGGGGTGCCCGAGCATGGTCAAAGGGGGTAGGCTCAGGACCATCGGTGAGACCCCTACTGGAGCAGTCCTGCACGGGTTCAAATCCCGTCCCCCGCACTCTAAATCTTCTTCCAATGGCTTCTATGATCCAAAATCATTATCAGGTTTTTAGTTGAGAATCATTTATAGCTCTAGTTTACATAATTACAAATTATATGGCCCTATTAAAGTTCCAATTTCTTTTTCCAAGAGGCAATTCTGGTACCACATTGGGCGATTCACGTCTCCTTTGCGAATTCAATTTATTTATCGAAATAGAATGAATTTAATTAAACACTCTCGTACGGACTGAGTAAGGACTCGTGCTTAACAATTTCCTTTATTAGATCTGTTTTTGCGATAATTACAATTCGCAATGGAAACCTGAATCGCCCCACATTGTTGTATTAACGTATAATTCTACATCTAGAACAGACGTAAAAGTATGGGCCCGCTGGGATTTGAACCCAGGACCTCCGCTGTGTCAGAGCGGCATCCTGACCAGGCTAGACGACGGGCCCCCGTATGTTACATCACGCTAATCCTTAAAAAATTGAGGTTATGAGCAAGGATCAGAAATGATGTCCTGAATAATGAGGCATCAGTATCTAGATCTGTAGAAAATATGGTTCTAGTCAAATACAAAGCTATTGGATTAAACCTCATGGGTAGTAAAGCTATCTTAGTAGTGTTACCCGTGGCGTAACTTATCCTTACTTTTAATTTTCTAATTAAGCCACGGGCACACCTCTTGGGGGATCATATACAGTCACCCCCAACTCATTGGTGTCAGTCGAGGGAAACACCACGATCCTCCCATCCGTATTTATCACTCCCTAAACCTCGTGAGCATAGCCCGTCATCGATGGGGAGTTCATCAATTTACGTTATTGAGGTAATGTTACATAAACATAATATCATGACGAAGATCATATTTAGAAATGATTAAAAATAATTAAAAATTACGTGAACGTGTTACAGCCTAATATAGTATCATTACCTCATCTAGTATCTGAAGCAGATTCGGGAGGTATTGGGGGTAGGTACAGGGTGAGGTCAGCAATTAAGAAATATCCTAGTTACACGGGCGGCTCGGGAGTCCATTGCGATTTCAATTTATTTCTATAGAATTAGATAGTAGAAATTGATTCTACATTTTCGGTAACACTAATAGGGGACGAGCATGAGGTAATATCATGGAACTATCAACTGTGAACCAGGTAACCCTCTACGGGGTCCGGATTATGGAGCTCGTAGAGGGACCTGGGAAGATATCCCTCACGCTCGTCCCCAAGATATTACCCGATGACGCCTTATTAAACAAACCGGTCCAGGAGATCGAGAGGATGGCCTTGGAGGAAGCTGAGAGGATTAGTCCCAACTACCAGAGAGGTAAGGAGGTCAAGAGGAAGGGTTACGCGAGCTACAGGTTCCTGAAGGGGTTCAAGATCGTGATGGACGAGAGGGAGACGAAGTACGAGTTGGAGTGGATATCGGTGAAGTTGCCCGTGCTTTACGGTGAAGGGAGGGTGAGGACCCAGGTCGAGGAGACTCTGTTAAGGGAGGAAAGGAAGGTCTTCGCGTCCCTAATGTTGGTCTACTCGGTTAAGGGAGGCAAGTTGAACGCCAAGCTCTGGATGCCCGAGATTGAAACGGGCAACGACTTCAAGTACGTTATAGTTGACGGGAAGTACGTGAAGCTCAAGGGACGAGAGTACCCGAGAAAAATGTGTACAATGACTTATAAACCTTCATCTCACTCGCCTCCATTGAACTGCACCTCGAAGATCTGCCTGAGCCTATAGCTGTGTGACTTCACTGCAGAGTTCACGTGCTTCTCCCAGTGCTCCTCCAGGTTCGACGCTATGACGAAGAGAGTAGTGTCCAGCGACTCCTGCGAGGAGAAGTAGCTCAAGGACCTCTCGTTCCTGGCGACGTAGGAGAAGAACGACTCGCAACTGTTGTTGGTGTAGATTGAGGTCCTAACTTCCCTGGGGTAGTTCAGGAAGGCCACATAGTTCTCAGCTCTCTCCGCTATGTACTTGCCGTAACTTGCTCTCCTCTTGGAGACGAACTCGGAGATCTCCCCCACGACCTTCCTACCACATTCCGCGTCCCTGCAGGTCTTGAGATCCTTCATGTGCTCCTTGATGGAGCTCGCGTCCTCCTTGGGTAGGTTCCTATACAGGTCCCTCTCAAAGTGCACTAGGCAGAGCTGATGCCTTGAGGAGGGGAAGTACTTGGAGATCAGTTCGTGGAGTCCCCTGAAGTCGTCCGTGACGAAGAGGGAAACGCGGGAGAGGCCTCTCTCCACAAGGTTCTGCAAAACCTCGTTCCATCCCTTGAGGTCCTCCGCTCCCTCCCTCACGGTCAGGTTGAGCACGGTCTTCCTTCCCTCGAAGTCCACCCCCAGCACCAAGTAGACCGAGTACGTAACTATCTTTCCCGCTTCGTTTCTGACCTTCGCGTGATACACGTCCATGAACGCGGCGAAGGTCTCCTCCCCTATCTCCCTGGTCCTATAGTCCTTCATGAACTGCGCCATCCTAGATGCTATCTGGTCCACTGCGGTCCCCGTCACTCCAGCCTCCCTTAGCACTTCCCTCACTTCCTCCTTGGAGTATCCCTTCGCCAGGAGCTTGATCACGAGCTCGTCGTATTCCCCCGACCTCCTCCACGCGTCTGGGAGTATCGACGACCTGAACTGGCCCTTCCTGTCCCTTGGAACTTGTAGGTTCAAGCTCATGCCCAACACGTTGAACTGCCTGTCGTAGTACCCGTTGCCGTAGTTCCTCTCTCCGCTCTCCCTCTGCGACTTGAGGAACTGATCCCTCTCCGCCTTCATGACCTCCTGGATCGCGTCCTCCACCAACTTCTTCAGGCTGTCCTTTACTCCACTCTCCTGGAACTCGCTGAGCATGCTCTCAACTGACGCGTTCATGGTATCACCCTCCTCTTTTCTCCCTTTAATATTACTCTTCATTTTTTACCACCTTTCCAACCATTTTTGTACACCATGTTTTGGGGTACCCCCAGGGACGAAAGGCGGTCCTCCTCGTGGCTATGGGCGTGACCCGGGAGGGAAAGAGGGCGGTCCTCGAGGTCATCATAAGCGAGGCTGAGGACACCATCTATTGGAGTCTCCTGGTCAGGGTCTGGAAGAAGACCAGCTTCGTCCTGGTGGTAGCTGACGGGATCAAGGCCTTGGACAGGGCGATCTCCCTAGCTGAACTTCACGTGGGGAGGCAGGGCTGCCTGGTCCACCTCAAGCGTACGACCAAGGAGGAAAGGGAGGCTTTAGACGCGATCACCTCGTCAGCCGAGCTCGGCAAGATTAAGCCCGAGACCAACCCGACTCTTCTAAGCTACCTCATCGCCGACAAGAAGCTCTGGAAGTGGCTTAAGTCCAACAACCTGGTCGAGTCCTTCAACTCCCTCCTGGAGAGGAGGTTCGGGTTGTTTCACTCTCCCTGGAGGATACTACAGCTCGCGCGGGCCATAGCGCTCTACTACAACCTATTCACCTGTTTTCTCATCACTGTAATAATATTACAGCCTTCTTCATTCCTCTCACTTTATCCGAAATGTACCCAATAATTTGTACATTGGATAAGCCTAATTCAGAGCTAGAAAATACAATTCGCAATGGACTCCTGAGCCGCCCAGTTACACACTTTCCTCTCTAATTACTTTAAAATTCACACAATTTTATCTATTATCTCCTCGTGAGTCTCATAATCGAATTTTTAGTATAACTAAAGATTAATGAAAATTATGTCCAATTTTCATTAAAAACATCCTATCGCCCTATAATATCTCACAACTGCAGGAAACTTCTTTTTTCCTTCCTCACATATTAAGGCCCTGCCTCTTAACGAGACCCTCAAATATCCTAATCCTTGAAGCGTTCAGTTAAAGTTACTAGAACACGCTGACTAGAGTTAGTTCTGTCTACTTAACTAAATCACCTAACTTCATGTACTCCCTACTGCGGTTAAACCTCTTTATGACACCGAGATGCCCTCTGCGACTCCCAGTCACATTTAAAGACAGCTGAACTACTAATAGGTCTTTACATGAATGTCTCGGTTATCAGCCTTCTCTATATCGGGATGATGTTATTCTTGGCTAAGTTAGCAGAAGAAGGTTTCTCCAGAATAGGTCTCACACCATTTGTAGGTGCTGTAGTAGTTGGTATAATCTTAGGGAACGGCTTAATGGGAATCATCGTCCTGAACAGTGTGGTATCTTTCATCACATCTTTGGGGATTGTATTCCTCCTCTTCTTGGCTGGCGCAGAGGAGATAGGCGGGGGGTTGGAAGTTAATAGTAGAATTTTGATTTCTTCCATATTGCTTTTAATTATACCCTCTATATCTGTTTTCTATGTATTATATTTTCTGCATATAATTGGGGATATCACTATTCTCTTCCCTCTTATTATGACCAGTGTAGGACCACTGACCAGACTCCTCATGGATACTGGTATGTCTAAGTCTGAGATAGGAAGGAGGATCTTCTATCAAGGGACTGTAGTTGAAATATTATCTGTAATTCTCTTTATTATATTTTTAAATACTGTAAGTTTAGTCAGTCTCTTTAGAGTGGGAATAGAGATTCCATTGATTTTTCTATTGATATTATTAACTGGCCCAAAGATAGCTAAGGCACTGGAGTCCCTAGAAGGATACGTGAAGGTAAGAGAGATAGAATTGGCCTCTGTTATATCAGTAATTCTAATTACTGGCTACGTCGCCGATGTTCTGAACTTTAGTTCAGCAATAGCTGCCTTATTTCTAGGGTTTCTCCTTAGAGGGTACTTAAGAGATAGACCGGACCTTTTGGAGAAAATAAGAGGGTTAACTTACGGTTTTTTCGAACCCTTATTCTTCGTGAGTATTGGTCTCTACTTCGTTAAGATAACTCCGTTTATAGCCGGTATTGGATTTTTCCTGGCACTAATTATCCTTCTCTCCAAGTTTATAGCCGGTTTTCTAGGCTCCTTTATAGTTAGAGAAAATCCGGTAGCCTATGGTCTTGGTACATCCACTAAAGGTGGAGTAGACGCTTCTTTACTTATAACCGCTTTAGTGCTTCATAGGATAAGTTATGAGGATTACTCCTATGCCGCGCTTTCCTTGACCGTCCTGGCAATAGTGGTTCCCATTCTCTTCAAGCTGGAGTTTAGAGGAAGAACTGGAACTCAACAGAAAAGGCCAAGAATGAATGAAAAAATAGGTTCCATGAATAACTTCCCCCCTCCGCTCTACGCGAAGTTAGAAGAAACACTCAGAGACATAATCAATAAAATGACAGAGAGGGGAGCAAGAGCCATCATAGTTGTGGACGACCGCCTCCACCCTATGGGTTACATAACCGTTCAACAGTTACTGGAGATCGATCCAGGTCAATATGAAACCCTTAGAGCCTCAGACCTAACTCTAAATGACTGCATTACAGTTAGCCTGGATGCGAGAATAATAGACGTACTGAGGAAGTTTAGATCTACTGAAACCCCTGTAATCGCTATGGTGGACCGCGGGTTCAGACTCGCTGGTACCATATATGAACGAGAACTTCTCAGGGTCTTAACCACTCTGTAACACAGTACTATAATCCAGGATAAGCCAAAAATTTTCCATTACAAAATATTACACAATGCTTAGTTCTAACCAGCGGCCAAGGTCTAGGAAGGTCTAGGGACTTCATATGTCCCATAGAGGAAGGCGTTAAGAATATTGGATGAGAACCATAACACCAAAGACTTTACATTGTCTTGTCTAGCCTTAAACTATCTAAGATAGCCGGGGTATAAACTGCTGTGTTTCTTAAGCCTAGCCTATCTCTTCGTGAATCTACTAGCCTCTTGAACTCTCTTATTGCTGACATCTCGCCATGATTGAGAACGATATTCCTTGGTTTTGGAGTTAAGTCCTCCAAAAATCTCAACAACTGTCCCCTATCAGAATGGCCAGAGAATCCGTCAATGGCCTTAACCTCCATGTTAACCTTTATGTTATCGATCCTTCCGTCTCTACCTATTATTTGTATCTCTTTTGCCCCATCCCTTACCTTTCTACCCAACGTTCCTTCCGCTTGATAGCTAACGAAAATTAGGGAATTCTTGGAATCTGGGGCAAATTGTTTGAAGAATTCCACTGCTGGCCCACCGTTTAACATACCAGATGTTGCTAAGATTATACTCGGTTCACCTTGTGCAATATCCTCTCTATACCCTTCTATTCTCTTAAAATACTCAGATGTGAATGGGTTTTCATCTCTAAATAGAATTGAATCGCGAACTTCCTTACCCAACCACTCTGGATAAGCAGTATGTATAGCTGTGACCTCATCAAATAATCCCGTTACGTAAACTGGGACTTCTGGAATTAACTTCTTCTTCATTGCATCGTTAATTACCAGCATAATTTCTTGGCCTCTTCCCACAGCTAATACCGGTATTAGAACCTTCCCTCCATGATTAATGGTATTATTTATTAAATCCACTAAGTTCTTCTCTGACTCTTCCCTATTCGTTTGGGGCTGTGCCCCGTATGTGGTCTCCATTATTAATGTATCCACTCTAGGAAACTCTGCGACTGCCCTATCCAATAACCTTGTCCTTGCATATTTGAAATCGCCGGTATAGACCAGATTGTGAGTACCATCTCCTATGTGAAGATGAGCCATAGCCGAGCCTATAATGTGACCTGCATTGTAAAATGTAAGTCTGATATCCGGTGCTATATCAGTTACTTCCTCATAGTCCAAAGTTATCGTGTGAAGTAATTCCTTTCTAACTTCCTTGGCAGAATAAGGTAATGGTCTTCCTTCTTTGTCAGCTACATCAAGAAGATCCAATTGCATTAGCGCCATAATATCTCTTGTAGGCTGGGTTGTATAAACAGGCCCGTCATACCCGTATTTAAACAGAAAGGGAATCATCCC containing:
- the speE gene encoding polyamine aminopropyltransferase; the protein is MTFGWSWHIEWQSAYEFHGHQIDQVLEDVTTEFQRVMVAKLTRFGKSLIIDGKVQSTVTDEYIYHEALVHPLLLSLENPKEVLILGGGEGATLREVLKHNSVSKAVMVDIDQAVIDFAKKHLVEWHSGAFDNPRAKIVIDDALHYIQNAQEKYDAIVLDLTDPIMGNSSYKLYTKEFYEKLNKILNKDGGVVTQATSPSFSLDTFSGIYNTMKSVFRNVSASITYVPSFDGLWGFVYASNNKISLNELNAKAIDSLIAQRINGKLRFYDGETHTMLFSLPKNIRDRLSSETRISTESNPVTVPA
- a CDS encoding IS256 family transposase, which translates into the protein MKSNIKGRKEEGDTMNASVESMLSEFQESGVKDSLKKLVEDAIQEVMKAERDQFLKSQRESGERNYGNGYYDRQFNVLGMSLNLQVPRDRKGQFRSSILPDAWRRSGEYDELVIKLLAKGYSKEEVREVLREAGVTGTAVDQIASRMAQFMKDYRTREIGEETFAAFMDVYHAKVRNEAGKIVTYSVYLVLGVDFEGRKTVLNLTVREGAEDLKGWNEVLQNLVERGLSRVSLFVTDDFRGLHELISKYFPSSRHQLCLVHFERDLYRNLPKEDASSIKEHMKDLKTCRDAECGRKVVGEISEFVSKRRASYGKYIAERAENYVAFLNYPREVRTSIYTNNSCESFFSYVARNERSLSYFSSQESLDTTLFVIASNLEEHWEKHVNSAVKSHSYRLRQIFEVQFNGGE
- a CDS encoding cation:proton antiporter → MNVSVISLLYIGMMLFLAKLAEEGFSRIGLTPFVGAVVVGIILGNGLMGIIVLNSVVSFITSLGIVFLLFLAGAEEIGGGLEVNSRILISSILLLIIPSISVFYVLYFLHIIGDITILFPLIMTSVGPLTRLLMDTGMSKSEIGRRIFYQGTVVEILSVILFIIFLNTVSLVSLFRVGIEIPLIFLLILLTGPKIAKALESLEGYVKVREIELASVISVILITGYVADVLNFSSAIAALFLGFLLRGYLRDRPDLLEKIRGLTYGFFEPLFFVSIGLYFVKITPFIAGIGFFLALIILLSKFIAGFLGSFIVRENPVAYGLGTSTKGGVDASLLITALVLHRISYEDYSYAALSLTVLAIVVPILFKLEFRGRTGTQQKRPRMNEKIGSMNNFPPPLYAKLEETLRDIINKMTERGARAIIVVDDRLHPMGYITVQQLLEIDPGQYETLRASDLTLNDCITVSLDARIIDVLRKFRSTETPVIAMVDRGFRLAGTIYERELLRVLTTL
- a CDS encoding beta-CASP ribonuclease aCPSF1; protein product: MSNFRLGIISSIYNGIPKEAQITRIEFEGPEIAVYVKNPSALTDKMDIIKKIVKEIKKRIVIKADSSVRKDKRETTEIIKTFVPQEAQISDIKFDDELGEVLIKAKKPGLVIGKRGLIQQKIFTETYWRPIIIREPPIKSRTVEGVLTHIYNETEYRAKMLKTFGERIHRELLFKDRYVRITALGAFQEVGRSAVLVETTESRVLMDVGVNPSVNFGERMFPKLDIDQLRLEELDAVVLTHAHLDHSGMIPFLFKYGYDGPVYTTQPTRDIMALMQLDLLDVADKEGRPLPYSAKEVRKELLHTITLDYEEVTDIAPDIRLTFYNAGHIIGSAMAHLHIGDGTHNLVYTGDFKYARTRLLDRAVAEFPRVDTLIMETTYGAQPQTNREESEKNLVDLINNTINHGGKVLIPVLAVGRGQEIMLVINDAMKKKLIPEVPVYVTGLFDEVTAIHTAYPEWLGKEVRDSILFRDENPFTSEYFKRIEGYREDIAQGEPSIILATSGMLNGGPAVEFFKQFAPDSKNSLIFVSYQAEGTLGRKVRDGAKEIQIIGRDGRIDNIKVNMEVKAIDGFSGHSDRGQLLRFLEDLTPKPRNIVLNHGEMSAIREFKRLVDSRRDRLGLRNTAVYTPAILDSLRLDKTM